Proteins co-encoded in one Gossypium arboreum isolate Shixiya-1 chromosome 11, ASM2569848v2, whole genome shotgun sequence genomic window:
- the LOC108473439 gene encoding DNA-directed RNA polymerase II subunit RPB1, with the protein MDLRFAFSPAEVAKVRVVQFGILSPDEIRQMSVVQIEHSETTERGKPKVGGLSDPRLGTIDRKLKCETCTANMAECPGHFGHLELAKPMFHIGFMKTVLSIMRCVCFNCSKILADEEDHKFKQALKIKNPKNRLKKILDACKNKTKCEGGDEIDVQGQDTEEPVKKSRGGCGAQQPKLSIDGMKMIAEYKAQRKKNDDPEQLPEPVERKQTLTAERVLSVLKRISDEDCQLLGLNPKYARPDWMILQVLPIPPPPVRPSVMMDTSSRSEDDLTHALAMIIRHNENLRRQERNGSPAHIISEFAQLLQFHVATYFDNELPGLPRATQRSGRPIKSICSRLKAKEGRIRGNLMGKRVDFSARTVITPDPNINIDELGVPWSIALNLTYPETVTPYNIERLKELVEYGPHPPPGKTGAKYIIRDDGQRLDLRYLKKSSDHHLELGYKVERHLNDGDFVLFNRQPSLHKMSIMGHRIRIMPYSTFRLNLSVTSPYNADFDGDEMNMHVPQSFETRAEVLELMMVPKCIVSPQSNRPVMGIVQDTLLGCRKITKRDTFIEKDVFMNILMWWEDFDGKVPAPAILKPRPLWTGKQVFNLIIPKQINLLRTSAWHSESETGSITPGDTQVRIEKGEVLSGTLCKKTLGTSSGSLIHVIWEEVGPDAARKFLGHTQWLVNYWLLQNAFSIGIGDTIADAATMEKINETISKAKDDVKQLIVKAQNKDLEPEPGRTMMESFENKVNQVLNKARDDAGNSAQKSLSESNNLKAMVTAGSKGSFINISQMTACVGQQNVEGKRIPFGFIDRTLPHFTKDDYGPESRGFVENSYLRGLTPQEFFFHAMGGREGLIDTAVKTSETGYIQRRLVKAMEDIMVKYDGTVRNSLGDVIQFLYGEDGMDAVWIESQKLDSLKMKKSEFDRFFRYKIDDENWNPTSYMLPEHIEDLRTIQELRDVFDAEVNKLEADRYQLGTEIAVTGDSNWPLPVNLKRLIWNAQKTFKVDFRRVSDLHPVEIVDSVDKLQERLKVVPGADPLSVEAQKNATLFFCILLRSTLASKRVLQEYRLTKEAFEWVIGEIESRFLQSLVAPGEMIGCVAAQSIGEPATQMTLNTFHYAGVSAKNVTLGVPRLREIINVAKKIKTPSLSVYLSPEASKTKEKAKNVQCALEYTTLRSVTHATEVWYDPDPMSTIIEEDIDFVKSYYEMPDEEVAPEKISPWLLRIELNREMMVDKKLSMADIAEKINLEFDDDLTCIFNDDNAEKLILRIRIMNDEAPKGELNDESAEDDVFLKKIESNMLTEMALRGIPDINKVFIKHSKASKFDEADGYKTGEEWVLDTEGVNLLAVMCHEDVDARRTTSNHLIEVIEVLGIEAVRRSLLDELRVVISFDGSYVNYRHLAILCDTMTYRGHLMAITRHGINRNDTGPMMRCSFEETVDILLDAAVYAESDYLRGVTENIMLGQLAPIGTGDCALYLNDEMLKNAIELQLPSYMEGLEFGMTPARSPVSGTPYHEGMMSPSYLLSPNLRLSPISDAQFSPYVGGMAFSPTSSPGYSPSSPGYSPSSPGYSPTSPGYSPTSPGYSPTSPGYSPTSPTYSPSSPGYSPTSPAYSPTSPSYSPTSPSYSPTSPSYSPTSPSYSPTSPSYSPTSPSYSPTSPSYSPTSPVYSPTSPAYSPTSPAYSPTSPSYSPTSPSYSPTSPSYSPTSPSYSPTSPSYSPTSPAYSPTSPGYSPTSPSYSPTSPSYSPTSPSYNPQSAKYSPSLAYSPSSPRLSPSSPYSPTSPNYSPTSPSYSPTSPSYSPSSPTYSPSSPYNSGVSPDYSPSSPQYSPSAGYSPSAPGYSPTSTSQYTPSNKDGRSNKDDRSKR; encoded by the exons ATGGATTTGCGATTCGCTTTCTCTCCCGCGGAAGTCGCCAAGGTTCGCGTGGTCCAGTTCGGCATCCTCAGCCCCGACGAAATT CGGCAAATGTCAGTGGTGCAGATTGAGCACAGTGAAACGACGGAGAGGGGAAAACCCAAAGTAGGAGGTTTAAGTGACCCGCGACTGGGAACGATTGACCGGAAATTGAAGTGCGAGACGTGTACGGCTAACATGGCAGAGTGTCCAGGGCATTTTGGGCACTTGGAGCTTGCTAAGCCTATGTTTCATATTGGGTTTATGAAAACTGTGCTTAGTATTATGAGATGTGTGTGCTTCAATTGCTCCAAGATTCTCGCTGATGAG GAAGATCATAAATTTAAGCAAGCCTTGAAGATAAAGAATCCAAAGAACAGactaaaaaaaattttagatgcatGCAAGAATAAAACTAAATGTGAGGGTGGTGATGAAATTGATGTCCAAGGTCAAGATACAGAGGAACCGGTAAAAAAGAGCCGTGGTGGATGTGGTGCTCAGCAACCAAAGCTGAGTATTGATGGTATGAAGATGATTGCTGAGTACAAGGCCCaaaggaagaaaaatgatgaCCCGGAACAACTTCCTGAACCTGTGGAAAGAAAACAGACTCTAACAGCTGAACGG GTTCTTAGTGTCTTAAAGAGGATAAGTGATGAGGACTGCCAACTATTAGGTTTGAATCCCAAGTATGCCCGTCCAGATTGGATGATTCTTCAAGTACTTCCAATACCTCCACCTCCTGTGAGACCCTCTGTGATGATGGATACATCCTCTAGGAGTGAG GATGACTTAACACATGCATTGGCTATGATCATTCGGCACAATGAGAACTTGAGGAGACAGGAGAGGAACGGGTCACCTGCACATATCATATCTGAATTTGCACAGTTGTTGCAATTTCATGTTGCAACATATTTTGACAATGAGTTACCCGGACTTCCAAGG GCTACACAGAGATCTGGGAGGCCTATTAAATCTATTTGTAGTAGGCTTAAGGCGAAAGAGGGCCGGATTAGGGGTAATTTGATGGGGAAAAGGGTTGACTTTTCAGCTCGAACAGTAATTACACCAGATCCAAATATCAATATTGATGAACTTGGAGTACCTTGGAGTATTGCTTTAAATCTTACATATCCAGAAACTGTGACACCATATAACATTGAAAG GTTGAAAGAACTTGTGGAATATGGGCCTCATCCTCCACCTGGAAAGACTGGTGCTAAGTACATCATAAGAGATGATGGACAAAGGCTAGATCTTCGTTACCTAAAGAAAAGCAGTGATCATCACCTAGAACTTGGTTATAAG GTGGAGCGGCATTTAAATGACGGAGATTTTGTCCTTTTTAATCGTCAACCTAGTCTCCATAAAATGTCAATCATGGGCCACAGAATTAGGATCATGCCATACTCAACGTTCCGTCTAAATTTGTCAGTTACTTCACCATACAATGCTGATTTTGATGGTGATGAAATGAATATGCATGTTCCTCAATCATTTGAGACAAGAGCTGAGGTTTTGGAGCTCATGATGGTGCCTAAGTGCATTGTGTCTCCTCAATCAAATAGGCCAGTTATGGGGATTGTCCAGGATACACTTTTAGGATGCCGTAAAATCACCAAGAGGGATACCTTCATAGAGAAG GATGTTTTCATGAATATATTGATGTGGTGGGAAGACTTTGATGGGAAGGTTCCTGCACCTGCAATTCTAAAGCCACGACCACTTTGGACGGGGAAGCAGGTTTTTAATCTTATCATACCAAAACAGATAAATCTATTGAGAACTTCTGCATGGCATTCAGAAAGTGAAACTGGGTCTATCACCCCTGGGGATACTCAAGTGCGAATAGAAAAAGGGGAGGTGCTATCTGGCACTCTTTGCAAGAAAACACTCGGAACATCTTCTGGAAGTCTTATACATGTAATTTG GGAAGAGGTAGGTCCAGATGCAGCCCGGAAATTTTTGGGACATACACAATGGCTTGTCAATTATTGGCTGCTGCAGAATGCCTTTAGTATTGGTATCGGGGATACAATAGCTGATGCAGCAACAATGGAAAAAATTAATGAAACCATTTCTAAAGCCAAAGACGATGTGAAACAGCTTATTGTTAAAGCCCAAAACAAGGATTTAGAGCCTGAACCTGGAAGAACTATGATGGAGTCCTTTGAAAACAAAGTTAACCAG GTGTTGAATAAAGCTCGTGACGATGCAGGAAACAGTGCACAAAAAAGTTTGTCTGAAAGCAATAACCTTAAGGCGATGGTTACTGCAGGATCCAAGGGAAGTTTCATTAACATATCCCAAATGACAGCTTGTGTTGGTCAGCAGAATGTTGAGGGAAAGCGAATACCATTTGGGTTCATAGATCGTACATTGCCTCATTTTACCAAGGACGATTATGGCCCCGAAAGTCGTGGTTTTGTGGAGAACTCTTACCTGCGTGGTTTGACCCCACAAGAGTTCTTTTTTCATGCCATGGGTGGTAGAGAAGGTCTCATAGATACTGCAGTTAAGACTTCTGAGACTGGGTACATACAGAGGCGACTTGTGAAGGCTATGGAGGATATTATGGTTAAATATGATGGAACTGTGAGGAACTCATTGGGGGATGTTATTCAATTCCTCTACGGTGAAGATGGTATGGATGCTGTATGGATAgaatctcagaagctggattctttGAAGATGAAGAAATCAGAATTTGATAGATTCTTCAGATATAAAATAGATGATGAAAACTGGAATCCAACTTCTTACATGTTACCAGAGCATATTGAAGATTTGAGAACCATCCAAGAATTGCGTGATGTGTTTGATGCTGAAGTTAATAAACTTGAAGCTGATAGATACCAGCTTGGAACAGAGATTGCAGTCACAGGTGATAGTAATTGGCCTTTGCCTGTTAACTTGAAGAGGCTTATCTGGAATGCACAGAAGACTTTCAAGGTTGACTTCCGAAGGGTGTCAGATTTGCATCCAGTGGAAATTGTAGATTCTGTTGATAAGCTCCAGGAAAGGTTAAAGGTTGTTCCAGGTGCGGATCCTCTGAGTGTGGAAGCCCAAAAGAATGCCACCCTCTTCTTTTGCATTTTGCTTCGCAGTACTTTGGCTAGTAAAAGGGTGTTGCAGGAGTATAGATTGACGAAAGAAGCATTTGAGTGGGTTATTGGCGAAATAGAGTCACGGTTCTTACAGTCCTTAGTGGCACCCGGGGAGATGATAGGTTGTGTTGCTGCTCAATCAATTGGTGAGCCCGCTACTCAAATGACTCTCAACACCTTCCACTATGCTGGTGTGAGTGCAAAGAATGTTACCCTTGGTGTCCCCAGGTTGAGGGAAATTATTAATGTAGCCAAGAAAATCAAGACACCTTCTCTTTCTGTCTACCTCTCTCCTGAAGCTAGTAAAACTAAGGAGAAGGCCAAGAATGTCCAGTGTGCTTTAGAATACACTACCCTTCGGAGTGTTACGCACGCTACTGAAGTATGGTATGATCCGGATCCAATGAGCACAATTATTGAGGAGGATATTGACTTCGTTAAGTCTTACTATGAAATGCCAGATGAAGAGGTTGCACCAGAAAAGATATCCCCTTGGCTGCTTCGAATAGAGTTGAATCGTGAGATGATGGTCGATAAGAAATTGAGTATGGCTGACATAGCTGAGAAGATCAACCtggaatttgatgatgatttgacTTGCATATTTAATGATGATAATGCAGAGAAGTTGATCCTACGTATCCGCATCATGAATGATGAAGCCCCGAAGGGTGAATTGAATGATGAGTCTGCTGAGGATGATGTGTTCTTGAAGAAGATTGAGAGTAACATGCTGACAGAAATGGCCCTTCGAGGTATCCCAGACATCAACAAGGTGTTCATTAAACATAGTAAAGCAAGCAAATTTGATGAGGCTGATGGGTATAAGACTGGGGAGGAGTGGGTGCTGGATACAGAAGGTGTCAATCTCTTGGCTGTCATGTGCCATGAAGATGTTGATGCAAGGAGAACAACAAGCAATCACTTGATTGAAGTTATTGAAGTTCTTGGAATCGAAGCAGTTCGTCGGTCCTTGTTGGATGAATTGCGGGTTGTGATATCGTTTGATGGGTCTTATGTGAATTATCGGCATCTAGCTATCCTTTGTGATACAATGACCTATCGTGGTCACTTGATGGCCATCACCCGTCATGGCATCAACCGTAATGATACAGGACCTATGATGAGGTGCTCATTTGAAGAAACTGTTGATATTCTCCTTGATGCTGCTGTTTATGCTGAGTCGGATTATTTGAGGGGTGTAACAGAGAATATAATGTTGGGCCAGCTTGCACCAATTGGCACAGGAGACTGTGCCTTGTATCTCAATGATGAGATGTTGAAGAATGCCATTGAACTTCAGCTACCTAGTTACATGGAAGGTCTGGAATTTGGCATGACACCTGCTCGTTCTCCAGTGTCAGGAACTCCTTATCATGAAGGCATGATGTCTCCAAGTTACTTGCTGAGCCCAAATCTTCGTCTCTCACCCATTTCAGATGCACAGTTCTCACCTTATGTTGGTGGAATGGCATTCTCTCCTACGTCATCCCCTGGTTACAGCCCATCATCTCCTGGATACAGTCCGTCATCACCTGGTTACAGTCCTACCTCTCCTGGTTACAGTCCTACATCTCCTGGGTACAGTCCCACCTCTCCTGGTTACAGCCCCACATCACCTACTTACAGTCCTAGCTCACCAGGATACAGTCCGACAAGTCCAGCCTACTCTCCTACCAGCCCCTCATATTCTCCAACCTCACCAAGCTATAGCCCTACCTCTCCAAGTTACAGCCCTACATCTCCAAGTTACAGTCCTACTTCTCCAAGTTACAGTCCCACATCCCCCAGCTATAGTCCCACTTCACCCAGCTACAGCCCCACTTCACCCGTATATAGCCCTACCTCACCAGCATATAGCCCCACTTCACCTGCATACAGCCCCACTTCTCCATCATACAGCCCTACATCTCCATCGTACAGCCCGACATCTCCTTCGTACAGCCCTACTTCACCGTCCTATAGCCCCACATCTCCTTCATATAGCCCTACTTCACCCGCTTATAGCCCCACATCTCCTGGGTACAGTCCAACCTCACCAAGTTACAGTCCCACATCACCAAGCTATAGCCCTACCTCTCCAAGTTACAACCCGCAGTCAGCCAAGTACAGTCCGTCTCTGGCATACTCACCAAGTAGTCCAAGGTTGTCTCCTTCCAGTCCTTACAGTCCAACTTCACCTAATTACAG TCCAACATCACCATCATACTCACCGACTTCTCCATCTTATTCCCCTTCAAGCCCAACATACAGTCCTAGCAG CCCATACAACTCTGGAGTGAGCCCAGACTACAGTCCAAGCTCGCCACAGTACAG TCCAAGTGCTGGGTATTCTCCTAGTGCCCCTGGATATTCACCGACATCAACTAGTCAGTACACTCCAAGCAATAAGGATGGTAGAAGCAATAAGGATGACAGGAGTAAACGATAA